In a single window of the Coffea eugenioides isolate CCC68of chromosome 3, Ceug_1.0, whole genome shotgun sequence genome:
- the LOC113766340 gene encoding uncharacterized protein LOC113766340 produces MGRGAGGPRTVGASRGALSRGGRSGLTQARRAPSSGSTVTPQVTCGYYGKPNHFENDCWRKSGKCLACGSTEHQLANCPNKMKTGDDTQRPEKSASKQTSAGGIRPKVPARVYALDYQQVPEATEVVEEIVKSGLGNENYWLI; encoded by the exons ATGGGAAGAGGAGCGGGAGGACCGAGGACTGTCGGAGCTTCAAGAGGAGCTTTATctagaggaggtcgtagtggacTGACACAGGCAAGGAGAGCGCCTTCTAGTGGTTCAAcggtgacccctcaagttacgTGTGGGTACTACGGAAAACccaatcattttgaaaatgactGTTGGAGGAAGTCTGGGAAGTGCTTGGCCtgcggtagtaccgagcaccagCTCGCGAACTgtccaaacaaaatgaagacGGGAGATGATACCCAGAGACCGGAAAAGTCAGCCTCTAAGCAAACCAGTGCCGGAGGAATCcgaccgaaagtaccggctagggtttatgcactggattatCAACAAGTTCCTGAGGCGACtgaggtggtagaag AGATTGTGAAGTCTGGATTGGGGAACGAAAATTATTGGCTAATTTGA